CATAATACACTTCTCTCCAATCATGGCAATCAGGAAGAACGCTTTAAAACGACGCTACACAAGTTAAACGGTGGCTTACAATAATTAGTTGACCGATATGGTGCGTCATTATGTCAACACACAAGCTACACGAGATCTTGAATTTTTAGAACTCAGGAATAATCGGGTCgtcaaatatgaaaatgtgtCTGTCTCCATGATTTGACTTAtgcatatatctatatatatagaataatcacacattgtctcgaaatataaatgtcatttgTACAAGGCTTAAAACCGGATAGAAAACGAGGATGTGCCGAGGATCTGTGTATCTTTTAATATACTTAACAATGTTCAATCTATTTACCTGTGCTAATATGATCCTTTTGGTGGTATGACTATTGACGTGACACGAAAGTTGTGCATCCATCTATTAGGCGTTCCTTGTGAAAAAAGGGAGGGGGTCAAGATGCccgatttaaattttttacagtattatattaatttgtttacctttatatttatatttcaatcattGTGTACTAGTACGGCATTGTTTTTTAATACTATGGGCACTGTAGCTAGTTATAAAAGCAGATTTGATTCCCAATTTTCTTCGGAAAATGTCTGTATAAAATAAGGAATatgattttcttatcttaaaagtacaattttcaTATTGTCAGTAATTTGTAAGGACACTCAGACTTACGAATTTGAGTTGTAGTTCGGTATTGTAGTCTGAATTTACATGGCAGTTGATGATGTTTGTCAAAAGACGACTACCACGTAGCTAACCTATCTATGGTTGTTTGGCTGGCTAAATCCATGCTTATATGGCAATGTAAACAATATcgggaaaaaaaacattttgcaaCTTGAATACAGTACGAATAAACAGATGAACCTTCTGCGTAAAGAAACGTATCAATGAAAAATGTTATAGTAAATTCGAAAAAATTCACCATATAAACTGCACAATTACAACAGACATCTTCCATTCACGACAACACAGGACACCACAAACAGTGACGTATATATAATCTTGAAATTCATACAATGATATGGAGCAAAATCCAATTATGCataattattttcacaatattcatgatattagtccaaataatcatcataattataaatgtcTTAAAAGAGGAGCGAAATATACTTGTAAAGctatttttgtttaatgctGTGACGACGTTATCATAATATTTAGTAACACACAATACTTTatccatgaaaaataaaaatttactcGATTATACTGacaaaaatgacatatttgtaATGTACCGAAAACACAATATTAAAACCATCAACGACAAGACTAACACAATATCCAACCGTACACATAACAGAAAAATCATAACTCTACATACACGAATGTTGGATGTAGAAATACCGACACAGTttccaaaagtttattttgcattcatttaaattgaaaataaaaccaaCCTATCATGTTTGTCTTTGTAGAGATCGAATGTTTTGTGTCATGTTATTCGTGCATAGAAGGTGAATCTAATACGAGATGTAATGTTGCTGGAACAATTTCATGTTATATAAATCAAACTTGCTACACAGAAGTTACAAGAAGACCTTTAGTAGTAAAGCGTTATACAAAAGTAAGTAAGAAACTCAAAGCAATAACTTCAAAGAGTGGAAAAAGTATTATAGCTAGATAAAcgtcacttgtatgacaatcgcataaaattccattgcATTGACAACGGTTTGTGATCAAACATgcaaacataaaaagaaaatcacagAATGTTACCACGTCATGTTAaagaaagtaaaacaaacaaaaaacacaatctGAGACGTCATAAAACTGTacggtataaaaaaatatttttgcagtcattagaaaaaagaaaaataacaaaacaaaaaaacaaaacaaaaaaacgaactcaaaggaaaattctaaactgAGAGTCCCTTTTTCACATGGCGAAacaaaaagctcaaacacatcaatcaatttgaaaaccgctgtcatattcctgatttgaaTTGGAATAGGCatgttttatgtaaaacaaggtaaacctctcacttgtatgatagaACAGTTAAACAGTGGGCAAAAAAAAGTAGACGTTGTACTTTAACTATAGGAATCTAACATAAAATCTAATTGACACCTGTACTTGAGGGAAGTATAAACAAGATAAAAGTATTCAAAATCtgatttcatattcattttctgtatttttaggGATGTATGGACATTATGAACTGTACGACAAAAATGAATCTGAATGATAAAATGACTTGTGATGAAACACCATCCAAATGTACATATTGCTGTACAGCTGAGCTTTGCAATGCgtcaaacaaatcaacaaatattcaaataatgaaaatattgtacccattagttttcatatttattcattttagtTGACGTACGTTTATATAAGTAAAAATCCGAGACAGGTTTCagctttttttattcaattattcatttctgataatttgtacatgtaaaatataatataaattttaaaatgcttatatgtaatttatatacctatatggagttattttctttcagaacgtcaggtcattctttttcagaatcaacccggacgataccatgtttcaatggtatatgctccaaggcataaaataatgacctgtgtaaggtcattattttccttgattaacatgcaatctatgatttacttcaaaattttattcgtctaatagttttttggTGCCGatttggatatttattttctaaagttcaaccgatgatagatgtaaaagaaaccgtcattgtagacccgcaatttaattttagaaacaaataacgtgaagttttgttgatttatcgctataataattataaagaaacattatcatataggtcagatgaattttaatgtagactttcataaaaaaaaaatccagatttaacatattcttgtgtaagattttgaaaatcttattgagtcaaactgaataggttgattgcttaacgtccagtggcaaatatcgcatgcatgttcagaacgatacacactgaataggaaatcatactgtgacctacatgtatttatattcgtcttcgtgtcagttagtaactttttttaaatatatgtatacctttaactctatcaaatgatcaactaataaaataatcttatattctattgaataacacgAAAGGGTCGGTGCCgagggtatataattttatcctgattatcttttaataaaatgtattgctgttcgaaagacaatctttctgaatttttcattcgattcaagtaaaatggttaaataaataacaacttttccgcgatagaaataacataacaaaacgaaaaaacaacacatacccctcccccttttccataagctaagtgatacaataaataacttacaatgtgtcttgtatttgtcatacaccgttatcaGATGGTaataatacatttgtgtcttaattcatgcagttacagtaacatttttattgtgtatggataacaatttttaaaaggtttatatctgaattatttagtgagttttatttcacattttaaatgagccgcagggcgtattaaacctgaacgcattagaaaggaaaatcccactttagtgttgtcggtaaaaaaggatacttaattttacaaatcgttataaaattaatattttttgacggtatataagtcagataatgcatattttaaggtttttcttgtcgtagaacacacctcggggtgtcaggattgttcaaagaaagacctccctccggtcggtctttcatttgatcaatcctgtcacccctcggtgtgttctacgacaagaaaaaccttaaaatatacattatctataacataaatGTCAATTTAGAAGTGCATACTACTTACTGTGAATAATAAAGTAGAGGCACAGAGACACCAAAGGggcattcaaactcataagtcattAATGAACTGACACCGCCATGAGTAAGAAATCGGAGAACAAGCACCACGAAACCAACAAAAAACTTAGTTTATCTCCGGTGCTACAGAAAGGTATGCAGATTCTGCTCCTCATGTGACATTCGTCGTGTGAGTCCTCACATTATGTTTGTATAAAGTGATAAGGCATTTCACAATAGCGGATTGATAATTGATTCTTTTTTATACCCTTGGAAATTACAAAACTCATAAACCATCTAAAAggtaaatattctaattctGAAGCTTAACTCaatatgaagttttgaaatagAAACAACTTATACTTGACAAAGGATAGACCAGACTGTTACTGAAATACACATAAAATAAACTCAAAGGATAAAACGATAAAACGatcaacacaaaacaaaacaagtcgaagtatataatatatatacgcATTTTAATAAGgaatgaaagataccaaagggacagttaaacttataaatagaaaataaactgacaatgccatggcacaaaatgaaaaagataaaccgacaaacaatagtacacatgacacaacatataaaactaaagaaaaaacaacacgaaccccatcaaaaactagtggtgatctcatgtgctccgaaaatagtcttattcggtaggtcacattcatgaaagggaaaggAATTGTAgctacgacgtaaggaacatatccgatatcatttgtgaaacggttatttcataaccGTCAACCAACTCTTGATAGCGTCCGTAAagtttacgaagggatgatttcaacttcatcattcgaaactcttggtttagtagcttccttgtgagcagcaaccctctaacAAGagaatcatgataggaaatgcaagcacatCAATATTGCATCAATTGGGAGATTTATACTCAGTATGCAGGTgatgctggaatgttgctacttagaaatgaaaagttcacaagtttactcgtaaagttttgttttcaaccgaccttcattgtcaatttctagatgtaagtcaagatatgaggccgacttaaatGTATCTGTAATATCCtgtatctctagttcgatgggatagatgcgttccacatagtcaccaaattttgaattatttagtgaaagaacatcatctatacagcggaaagtagagttaaggGATATAGCTACTTTCTGCATGAAGCCAGCCTCAAAGTAATagagaaacaagtcggcaagaagaggggcacaatttgttcccattCGAATActgacagtctgttgaaaaacacgtcctccgaacgtaacaaatatgttgtcaatctaaaaatcaagcatcttgataatgtcagtttcagagaatattttgtttgaatcagagtgattctttacaaagtaggatttatccctccttAAGACCAGATACTTATATCTACGTTGGTCATTCGTTTTTATAAAGCAAACCAAtgccaactctttcaatttgtcttttagtttggaatgtggaataatTGTGTGacgagtagaaaagtcaaatgtttcaatactattacaagatgaaagagagttagattgtatgtactctaaaagatctttggaaatTTAAGCATcaacatctgattcacgccacctctagatcaagcagtttcacaataacatTGATGCCCGCTTTTAATTGCTGATTACATGgatgtttataatttagaaagaggtttcatGGAGCACTTGGAAAACCCTGCAATATatcgttgtttgtaaggacacttatattgtttagaataacaatattttggaattttgggttctcaatgctcttcaatttttacttgtttggctttataactattttgatctgagcgtcactgatgagttttatgtagacaaaacgcgcgtcaggcgtattaaattataattctggtacctttgataactattaggtatccaatacagtgatggaagatccagttcttcatctttggttgaaattcaaaaggaacatagaacagacctatgattatccaggatttcctctttggtaagtgtcgtgaaggtatatgttgagtttccaagtgaattttCAATACCTAactcgtttatcaagcagttaatgtaatgagttttacacGACAACGATGTTGTTTGAGGCTTTATCtacggggacaacaacatatttgtcatggaggtagaataagtgttttgcaacattttggtctttaaagattgacaaagcatgggcattgatagacccattaagttttttaattctgatttgtatcaacaaTCTCACCGTCTTTATCCATTCTGAAATAGTGTCTACGTCTTTCTTTTCGTGCTAAGCCctttgcctggcataatcctcgactgaattcatcaaaattttaaagttgtatttccaattgctggatttaggctcacgatattttggaccttttgatAACACATTTCGAAGACAAGTGTAATTAACAATGTTGAGGTCAGCATTAATAACGTGGTCAGTCGGATGTGTCAATTGGGAAATAACACAAGtacaatcaggaggtttagacttatAGTCGTCAAAATTGAGATCCTGCAAATAGTTTTGTTcgaagttttgtaaacagaaaatttattaaaatgaccatataattgatattcatgtcaacaccgacgtgctgactactgggctggtgataccctcggggacgaaacgtccaccagcagtggcatcgacccagcggtgtaaatagttatcaaaagtttgtaattgaaaattttaggtgcaataggtttggtataggtataagaaatgattGGTGAACACTGGtatttgaaataaggaggtaatttcgattgaactaatttatgattaAGGATATTGCCTAAGTTGACACGATTTGTTGGCAAATGAAAGATCAtctctctttttcatcttttccaatgcggaCTGGCTTAAAAAGAGAGTGACTTGCAATATCCACAATAATAGGTTCAAGTTTGTAtcggtttgaatgagggtttgtaacagtttgtaattccaaacataaattgaacagagaatgaagttttaaacggggtaatgaataaagtttcgtgctaATGTGATGAATACCAAGCGgcttttatataaatgacagtaggacattaatagagacatcatgcagagaaCGTGATGTAAAATGACGATAAACATGACTGCGTCTACGTCGAAGTGTAATATGTAATGTTCGATGTAAAGTAAGCACACAAATGCGCATAGTATTGTAATTTATAGATTTGTAAGGGTAAACCATTATTTCATAGCAGTACCAagatatacatattatatatatataagttaaatgaattttgattgtaggaaaattttgttgttgttcttcTTTTCATCCCTGCAAAagacagtaaaataaaaacaagcatATTATCTGCGATTATCCACACAATAACATGGTTTTactgatatatagatatatatggCCCATTTAAATAAcgatatatttattcttttttattttgatccTTACATAGTTTTGCTCACCagtgatattttaaattaaataaagtttttttaacacTATCGCAATCtaaatgtaaatatatcttacaacaaaaatgtactttttcacagattaaattgaaaaatgggTGTTTTATTGGTACAAGGGTAGGATTTAAGTATATACGAGATAAGATGTCActacaattttcaaagaaaacttCAAAGTGTAATTTGCATATAAAAGCAGTATTAACATGTTTATACATTATGTGAGTAATTTCATttcttatacatatatttaaattcttataCATATCAGTCCAAACATGTTAGATCTGGAAATTTGcgtattatgtttttgtttttccatggccgggattcgaactcattatattgagatatcgtgacaccaaatcgccttgcACTTTGACCGCCGCTTGACCACCTAGCCTCTTAAAATAAAACCGAGGGTGTACTTTCCTCGTCAGTATCAATATAGAGTCGTAACACAGTACATGATTTAGAAGTCATGAAGATGATGGCattttacagatcagctgaaTTGTATGTCTGTGTGTGTGTATAACTGATGCAGCAGGTTTAAGAAAAACTTTACCCTATTGAATCGGCTATGTTGGTAGGTTTTATGTGCCAAAATAACACATAATAAATGcttatatttggtatgcagtggTTCCAAAGCTTTTATCGTAAATAATTATGTATAAGAGTTTAAGTCAACAAAAACGCATTTTATTGGTTGGGTACGTCATTTGATTGGTCCagaatttacaaaatgtatgacaCAAGTCTTCGTTACAACTCCGTCTAGTCAGTTTTACTGTTTTAGCGGTTTTGGAGAAGTTTCGATCGTTTATGAGTAATGaacgataaaaaataaattggcaCATGGTCGCATGCCAAGGTTTTACCTAGCCTAAGTGATTAATGGTCTGGTATGTCTAAACGTTATAACCTCAAAAgtgtatttttcttgaaaagtGTTTTAGTTATCGCTGAAACATATGTTTCTGTCTAATAACTGACAtctaattgataaatatttacaatctGTAATTTAGTTTAGTTTATCAGGGACTCACAATGGCTATAAGTGTTCGAGTTGATATTGATTTATCACTCTTTGAACATTATACATTTCCTCTGATAGTTGATGTGCTTTAGTTTgtagttttttatttcaatttattaattatgtattttctctcaatcgatttatgactttgaacagcgatatacagCTGATGCATTTATACCTAAAagtagtacatacatgatactAATGACATATGTATGGACGTAagcatgattggttgattttttacTAACGTCCTGTGGCAGccattatatacatattcagATTAAGAAATTTCCAACATGTACAAGTTACAATTATTACTTAGCAATACACACggttattttcaaaagtgttgaAGTACCTTAAATTtggaaaattaattgttttggaAGAACCATGAGCACGGAAATATTACCTTTCATTAGGTTGATCTGCGCTCTGAGAGACATAAAATATTCGAGTGATTTAATGTTCACATTCTGACCGGATGTGGCTGCAGAGTTATTCCTTCCTCACAGCTAAACAGATGTCCTACTTTTGCAAGGGTATTAATGCCGatcgaaaacaaacttattgaaTATTAAGAGTTTAATTGAATCTTGTGTCGAAAAAAAGCATTCAACAATCCTCGTACAAcgttggatatatatatatgataaatatattaatgtCAAATAGTATGAGGATAACTTTTAATTGTTACCCTGTTtacagttgttgtctattcgtttgatgtgttttatcattcgattttgccatttgactaGGGACGTTCCATTTTAAAACTTACTTTTTGCTAAACGGTTTACTGAATATTATGAAGCTTTTATAAGATAATGCCTACACTGgaatttgtaatatttcttcTCTGTATAAATGGCGAAAAcggtctttcatttttttcatgaagaTTTATGGAAAGTTACTTATCATATTCTCTTTCCAAATATGCAAGGAAAAGTAGCACATTATGATCCTATTTCTCGCATTAGCGGTATAATAAATTACACCACAGAGTATTCTTTATGGGATATCATTCAACATCAAATCGTTATATAAGAATCACAGTCCTTTTTACATCTTACATCATAATCTAGGAAGTAATGATCACGTAATTATGcagtatgtgtttttttaagttAGTTTTGGTtcattgtttgtattatttataacaGTGTTCAGAATAATTCACTTTGACCGACATTTCTGATCAAGAAACTGGTTGTGCTCAGAGATTCATTATAAACTTTGGCATTTTTTGGTTGCATAACATTTTGTACCGCAGTCGCGGCCTAAATCAAATAGAACGTTAATCCCGCTGTAGCCTTTATTTCTATTATGTTAACTATAGAAATTGTTGCAAATATCCTGTCCTTTGATTTGGTCGtttaaaaaattggaaaaagaaatggagaatgtgtcaaagagacaacaactcgaccaaagaTTACAAAAAACTAACAGTCGAAGGCTACAAATTGGTCTTCAAGACAGCGAAAAAAATCCCGCACCCTAACGCACAGATTCGGTAATAACCGATTTAGATTTTAAGTGTTGGACTGTACTGTTAACGAATTTCGtactgtttgtttgttgttaaaaACACTTTCTTTGATTAATTGTAATCATGACACCCTATTGTTGGCAAATTTACAGAGATGACAAGGAGACAGAAGTCACttctgaattttatttgataGTTCTACACATTGGATTCGTTTCATTCCGTATTGAGCTGTGTAAATAAGATGGTTGATCTTTTTTACCCAATGATTTCCGTCCCTCCATATTCTACAAAAAGTGAGCAGGTCGTTTATTGTTGTACGGATCAACTGCTTCTGGAAGATTTAACTGAAAGCCAAATTACCAgtagtcttttaaaaaaaataatacttattcATATTGCTTATTAATAAGAGGTAAGGCTGTGTTGCGCTATTCTTGTAGTTGAAACCAGCTACTGTGATTTGATTGTTGTGCTCTGAACATTGTTTAGTATTTGCTTATTGAATTAATAGGAACGTAGGGTAAATGATGAGTATgtacttaaatatttttgctTCAGGGAAAAcgatgaaaagaaaaacatatcaatttgcgtaagttttgaattttcaaaaaagaaacaaacattgAACATCTGTGCAAActatatcaattatatacatCCTAATAAAACTTTGGTTCCAATGCCTCaacacaaataaaggcaacagtagtataccgctgttcaaaactcataaatccatggacaaaaaacaaaatcggggcaacaaaccaaaaccgagggaaacgcattaaatataagaggagaacaacgacacaacaccgaaacgcaacagcacacagaaacggaccaagcaacagacaatacaccacgagaataacaaatataacatcaaaaccaaatacatgaatatgggatagacaagtaccgtgccacgtcttatctcaaaaataagagaaaacagaaacgactcaacgttaaaatgcaacacacacacagaaacgaacaatattataacaatggccatcttcctgacttggtacaggacacttttaaaggggaataaaagtggtgggttgaacctggatttaaggcatgccaaacctcgcactttaatggcacagttaaatataacattgaaatgaaaacaaaaaattacaggactacaatacaaataaaaagcagaacatattagacaaagaaaagcatgatcaatagataacaaaaagcatcaggtttaaaattcaatacgccaaaaacgcgtctagtccacacgagactcaccagtgacgaaaaaaatacaaaattgtacagcactgaagatcaaaagttgaaaaggttttgccaaatacggcatcaCAAAGACGTTTCTTTCTAAATTTGTGAatggtttttttaataaagtagACACACAATCtgtataaataaagacaacagttgtcactgctcttcaattttgtacttgtttggctttataaatattttgatttgagcgtcactgatgagttctagtggacgaaacgcgcgtctggcgtactaaattataatcctggtatctttgataactatgtataTGCCTGCTCAAAAGTCATCAATTGAGAGAGAACCAATCCGGGttaaaactaaaaccgagggaaacacgtAAACTATATCATCATGTAGGCTAACGGACTTATATAGTTAATGCTTCTTGCTTACACTTCATGCATTTTTTCCTCTTCCAATGGACCTTACATTTATGGTTTAGATCTAAACGTAACATAACTATATACTATTCTGACACTACTGCCTTCTACAGAAAGtgatattttccattttttatgtaattcaTTCTATAGGTCTTCAATATCATTGATGAGACTGTACATTTGATTAATTTGGCCACCTGCAACAAGTAACATATTCCTttgttttcagtaatttaatcTATCAGTGTTTTATATCatgaatgtacatgtacctgttaTCAGTTTGATTAAGGTTACTGTGAGTgagaaaattttaatgaaagagTGTAATTTAGTATTTTAAGGACGTATGTTGATCAAATTTCTATGGCAACGGTTTCTATGGAAGAAAATATccaagtaaatattttaatctgtTTTGATGTTGTTATGACTATGCAACCTACATGACACATGTAGACTATTTGGTTtgaatggtattttttttttataacagtgTTAACTCATTTTCAGGGGCTTCCAAAAGGGaatttgaaaactattttttcctcttcgaattagtttttataagaACAACACATAAAGAACAtgccagagaaaaacataaaaCCAGGGgggaagaaagaaaaaataacaatagcCAAATCACTGTCCACCAATACTACACAGAACACTAATACAGAACATCATTAATATtggccactggacgttaagcaatcaacaatcaatcagaACATCATGACTCCTATCGACACCGATGATATCATTAGTTATCATGGTGTAATCAGGGGTGTACAGAATTTTACACCTTTGCTGAAATATCATACACCCTCAGGTGCAGCCGTATGGGTGTGTGAATTTTCAAAACGGTGTAAAATTCCGTACACATCTGATTAAaccatttatttcttttgaacAATTCCTTTACTAATTTAAGCTTGaatgcaaaattgaaaaatggtaATGAAAAATTGCGAGTGTAACATATTTTCAACGGTGATGATGTTGCACattgtcaaataattttctttattttttacaaaa
This is a stretch of genomic DNA from Mytilus trossulus isolate FHL-02 chromosome 6, PNRI_Mtr1.1.1.hap1, whole genome shotgun sequence. It encodes these proteins:
- the LOC134723204 gene encoding uncharacterized protein LOC134723204, with amino-acid sequence MSKRWWILLGVILDFKEIECFVSCYSCIEGESNTRCNVAGTISCYINQTCYTEVTRRPLVVKRYTKGCMDIMNCTTKMNLNDKMTCDETPSKCTYCCTAELCNASNKSTNIQIMKILYPLVFIFIHFS